The region GAAGATGGAGATAGACTTAGACATGAGTGTCCTCCTAAAAGTGTTATTAGCCTTCGCATAGGAAATTAATTTTTATATTATAGCATTTTTACGCGGGAAAGTAACAAAGAACTTTTCACTGCGCTGTCACAAGCGGCTCTCTGGCAAGTTGACCTCCCGCCGGGGTAGAGGTATGCTGACAATAACAATGGAACCCCGAAAGATAAGAAGGTGGATACCATGCAGAGTGTGGATCAATATTATCCGGCAAGCGGCAGGGTTATTCTGCATGTGGATATGAATGCCTTTTATTGCTCTGTGCATGAGGCGGAAGATCCGGAGCAATATAAAGGTGAGGCGACAGCGGTGGCTGGCAGTGTGGAGGCTAGAAGGGGGATTATCGTCACCTGCTCCTACGCCGCGCGCAGGCTGGGCATCTCCACTGGTATGCAGGTGCAGAAGGCGCTGCGGATTTGTCCGTCTTTAATGCTTATTAAGCCGGATTTCCATCTATACCGCAAGTACTCGAATGCTTTTATGCAAATTGCCTACAGCTATACCCCCTTGCTCGAAGCGGTCTCTATAGATGAATGCTATCTCGATATCACCGGCTCCCGTCAATTCGGTACCCCGCTGGAGATTGCCGAGGCGCTGCAGCGGCGCATTATGGAGGAGCTGGGTCTGCCTTGCTCCATCGGGATTGCCCCCAACAAGCTGCTGGCGAAGATCGCTTCTGATCTGAAGAAGCCCAGCGGTATCTCCGTGCTGCGGCTGCGCGATGTGCCGTCCGTGCTGTGGGACAAGCCGTGCAATGAGATGTTCGGCATTGGCGGCAAGACGGCCGAGAAGCTGCGCAAGCTGGGCATCTACAGCATCGGACAGCTGGCGGCCGCAGACGAGGCGATGCTGGTCGGCCATTTCGGCGTCATGGGTGCCTGGCTGAAGCGGGCGGGGAACGGGATTGATCACGGGATCGTGAATCCGGAGCGGGAGCAGAGCAAATCCATCGGCCATACAACCACGCTGCCGCATGATGTAGTAGGCTTGGCTGAGGCGCGCCCGATTCTGCTGAACCTAAGCGATCAGGTCGCGCGGAGGCTGAGGAAGCAGGGGCTGGTTGCAGCGGGGGTACAGCTGACGATCCGCACGCCGGATATGAAGACGATTACCCGCTCCCGCCAGCTTGAGGCTCCCACGGAGAGCGCCGAGGACATCTATAAGGTGGCATGCGACCAGTTCGCGCGCCACTGGAAGGGTGACAAGCCGGTGCGGCTGCTGGGGGTAACGCTCCAGGGGCTGATACCCAAAGAGGAGTCGGCCATTCAGCTGGACCTGTTCGACTACGAACGGCAGCCGAAAAAGGAATCGCTCAATAAGGCGATGGATATGCTGCGCAACAAGTTCGGCGAGAATGCGGTGCTGACCGCAGGGATGCTGAGCGACAGCCACTCTGCGCGGCTGCGTAATCATAAGGA is a window of Paenibacillus sp. FSL H3-0469 DNA encoding:
- a CDS encoding DNA polymerase IV, whose translation is MQSVDQYYPASGRVILHVDMNAFYCSVHEAEDPEQYKGEATAVAGSVEARRGIIVTCSYAARRLGISTGMQVQKALRICPSLMLIKPDFHLYRKYSNAFMQIAYSYTPLLEAVSIDECYLDITGSRQFGTPLEIAEALQRRIMEELGLPCSIGIAPNKLLAKIASDLKKPSGISVLRLRDVPSVLWDKPCNEMFGIGGKTAEKLRKLGIYSIGQLAAADEAMLVGHFGVMGAWLKRAGNGIDHGIVNPEREQSKSIGHTTTLPHDVVGLAEARPILLNLSDQVARRLRKQGLVAAGVQLTIRTPDMKTITRSRQLEAPTESAEDIYKVACDQFARHWKGDKPVRLLGVTLQGLIPKEESAIQLDLFDYERQPKKESLNKAMDMLRNKFGENAVLTAGMLSDSHSARLRNHKERGTSLQKDNLGGADKDID